From Salinicoccus roseus, one genomic window encodes:
- a CDS encoding PD-(D/E)XK nuclease family protein, with protein sequence MGINIWTGISGTGKTQRMFDEIDAITSEAPLGSSIYIVTPTQNTLRYENIITNPTGENPSVGSLRTAVFSFSRLMWHIFNETGHSTRDALSESGHIMLLHKMMNEMKSEFEFYRDSAQYIKFSGKVLDMLSEFRAYRVSPDDFGRIETPSGRVRDKMHDLEIIYRNWEKRITELQIEDINLADQFIDLLYSDTPIRSLEDAVIYIDGFHNFTESEFALIQALETRVREINLLLTHQGTNKQLFRKTDSVIERLRYHMGDHRLSFEHFGEDFRRSSRNGLIQVERYFDRNESIYDYDGVVFTEAPNVLEEVNDVAREIESLVFDGKAHYTDVGVLYRDANYEPVLQSVFRRYGISYHIDQKVPMHSHPFIQFIMSLLECYMRNYEFGAFMNVLKTGYLCEASKRHYIDQLENFVLERGLSGASLFDDEQFRYYTEVTDEGIRRVDKSDAYAGMIDFKNEVLEKLEKVFREFRKEGTVRDYINTIYDFIVDEGIIDVLAEEMQALDERNEIQVRDETEQAYNMFIRLLDDAYTVFDDEEVPFTLFYETFIDGLKNAEFSLLPSTIDQVMVGSLDLSKVENKKYIFIIGLNRDVMPRESRNTEIISDEEKTVFEHADIELSPSSRTLAQDERFVFYLGVTRATEGLYLSWAGTLPSGEATKISPFLEELLPGETRVKNYEYRRTSEYDRFNPSRLITSIESMEPLLHLKVREMMTAPVGSPEAFLELPEYRGWVEAYHILMKERWHDVYPRLKRNLTYDNRAEPLTRETAEALYTPEMNASVSRFESFFRCPFQHFSRYGLKLKVRKPYQVAPIELGNLYHEVLYDVVKSLDYTLRHPEEKVREQVADSIERFSQAIQFGIFEHTGYYKSLKSRARDAIIKLLLFMKDIESLGHYRIADVELSFGFRDSPMEEVTLTSNDGYKIHLRGKIDRVDMYETKDGAYVNLIDYKSSTRSISREGVLNGLELQMMTYMHVLMDQGREHFGKEKIMPNSMLFFPVRDPLLSLDDEAALEAAEAEHKKRMRPDGVFINEHAEYDAQLDETSVGISGMLADLDDFKEYNRYLPISVSKNGKINARTKGKYFSPELFRHYADHIMDMYRNATDEIYGGEVLASPMAMDAGNTRLACEMCDFKSACHIDALMNRRDIRKNELDEEAVSLFESEVSIDGPVDR encoded by the coding sequence ATGGGAATCAACATCTGGACAGGAATCAGCGGAACCGGAAAGACACAGCGCATGTTCGATGAGATAGATGCCATCACAAGTGAAGCACCGCTCGGTTCGAGCATCTATATCGTCACCCCTACCCAGAATACATTACGCTATGAGAACATCATCACCAACCCGACGGGGGAGAACCCAAGTGTCGGGAGTCTGCGTACTGCGGTGTTCAGCTTCTCGCGATTGATGTGGCACATCTTCAATGAGACGGGGCATTCGACACGGGATGCACTGTCCGAGAGCGGCCACATCATGCTGCTGCACAAGATGATGAATGAAATGAAATCGGAATTCGAATTCTATCGCGACAGCGCACAGTACATAAAATTTTCCGGCAAGGTGCTGGATATGCTGAGTGAATTCCGTGCCTACCGTGTTTCACCTGATGATTTCGGGCGCATCGAGACCCCGTCCGGCCGCGTCCGGGACAAGATGCATGATCTCGAGATCATCTACCGCAATTGGGAAAAGCGCATCACGGAACTCCAGATCGAGGACATCAATCTGGCTGACCAGTTCATCGATCTCCTGTATTCGGATACACCGATCCGCTCGCTCGAGGACGCCGTCATCTACATCGATGGGTTCCACAACTTCACGGAGAGCGAGTTTGCGCTGATCCAGGCGCTTGAGACACGGGTCCGGGAAATCAACCTGCTGCTGACCCATCAGGGGACGAACAAGCAGCTGTTCCGGAAGACGGATTCCGTCATTGAACGTCTGCGCTACCATATGGGCGACCACAGGCTGTCCTTCGAGCATTTCGGGGAGGACTTCAGACGCTCCAGCAGGAATGGGCTCATCCAGGTCGAACGGTACTTCGACCGGAACGAGTCGATCTACGACTATGACGGGGTCGTATTCACCGAGGCGCCGAACGTCCTTGAGGAAGTCAATGATGTGGCCAGGGAGATCGAGTCGCTCGTCTTCGACGGGAAGGCCCACTATACCGATGTCGGTGTACTCTACCGGGACGCGAACTATGAACCCGTGCTCCAATCGGTCTTCCGCCGGTACGGCATCTCCTATCATATCGACCAGAAAGTGCCCATGCACTCCCATCCCTTCATCCAGTTCATCATGAGCCTCCTGGAGTGCTACATGCGGAACTATGAGTTCGGCGCATTCATGAATGTGCTGAAGACGGGATACTTGTGCGAAGCATCAAAGCGGCACTACATCGATCAGCTCGAGAACTTCGTGCTGGAGCGCGGCCTGAGTGGCGCCTCCCTGTTCGATGACGAACAGTTCCGCTATTATACGGAAGTGACGGATGAAGGCATCAGGCGGGTGGACAAAAGCGATGCGTACGCCGGGATGATCGATTTCAAGAATGAAGTGCTCGAAAAGCTCGAGAAGGTCTTCAGGGAATTCAGGAAGGAAGGCACAGTGCGCGACTACATCAATACCATCTATGACTTCATCGTGGATGAGGGGATCATCGATGTGCTCGCCGAAGAGATGCAGGCACTCGATGAAAGGAACGAAATACAGGTGCGGGATGAGACTGAACAGGCCTACAACATGTTCATCCGGCTGCTGGATGATGCCTATACGGTGTTTGATGATGAAGAGGTGCCATTCACCCTCTTCTACGAGACTTTCATCGACGGTCTGAAGAATGCGGAGTTCAGCCTGCTGCCATCGACGATCGACCAGGTGATGGTCGGTTCCCTCGACCTGTCGAAGGTGGAGAACAAGAAATACATCTTCATCATCGGCCTGAACCGGGACGTCATGCCGCGGGAGAGCCGCAATACGGAAATCATCTCCGATGAGGAGAAGACGGTGTTCGAGCATGCGGACATCGAGCTCTCCCCAAGTTCCAGAACCCTTGCCCAGGATGAGCGCTTCGTCTTCTATCTTGGTGTGACCCGTGCGACGGAGGGGCTATACCTCAGCTGGGCGGGCACACTGCCGTCCGGCGAAGCGACGAAGATCAGCCCGTTCCTCGAAGAGCTCCTGCCTGGGGAGACACGCGTGAAAAATTATGAATACAGGCGGACATCGGAATACGACCGCTTCAATCCGTCCCGTCTGATCACATCGATAGAAAGCATGGAACCGCTCCTGCACCTGAAAGTGCGTGAGATGATGACGGCACCCGTCGGGTCGCCGGAAGCATTCCTCGAGCTCCCGGAATACAGGGGATGGGTCGAGGCATATCATATACTGATGAAGGAGCGCTGGCACGATGTGTACCCGCGCCTCAAGCGCAACCTGACGTATGACAACCGGGCGGAGCCCCTGACGCGCGAGACGGCGGAGGCGCTCTATACCCCCGAGATGAATGCCAGCGTTTCACGGTTCGAATCATTCTTCAGATGCCCATTCCAGCATTTCAGCCGATACGGCCTGAAGCTCAAGGTGCGGAAGCCCTATCAGGTGGCGCCGATCGAACTCGGCAACCTGTATCACGAGGTGCTCTATGATGTCGTCAAGTCGCTCGACTATACGCTGCGTCATCCGGAGGAGAAGGTCCGCGAACAGGTGGCGGACTCCATCGAACGGTTTTCACAGGCGATCCAGTTCGGCATATTCGAACATACCGGATACTATAAATCCCTGAAATCAAGGGCCCGCGATGCGATCATCAAACTGCTCCTCTTCATGAAGGACATCGAATCGCTCGGCCACTACAGGATTGCCGATGTCGAGCTGTCATTCGGCTTCAGGGACAGTCCGATGGAGGAGGTCACGCTGACGAGCAATGATGGCTACAAGATCCACCTGCGCGGAAAGATCGACCGCGTCGACATGTATGAGACGAAGGACGGCGCCTACGTCAACCTCATCGACTACAAGTCGAGCACACGGAGCATCTCGCGTGAAGGCGTACTGAACGGACTCGAGCTGCAGATGATGACCTACATGCATGTGCTGATGGACCAGGGGAGGGAACACTTCGGCAAGGAGAAGATCATGCCGAACAGCATGCTCTTCTTCCCGGTCAGGGATCCGCTCCTGTCACTTGATGACGAGGCGGCGCTGGAGGCGGCGGAAGCCGAGCACAAGAAGCGCATGCGTCCGGACGGCGTATTCATCAACGAGCACGCGGAATATGATGCGCAGCTCGATGAGACATCTGTCGGCATCAGCGGCATGCTTGCGGACCTCGACGATTTCAAGGAATACAACAGATATCTCCCGATCTCCGTATCGAAGAACGGCAAGATCAATGCCCGGACGAAGGGCAAGTACTTCAGTCCGGAGCTCTTCCGGCATTACGCCGACCACATCATGGACATGTACAGGAATGCAACGGATGAGATATACGGCGGGGAAGTGCTCGCGTCACCGATGGCGATGGACGCGGGGAACACCCGGCTTGCATGTGAGATGTGCGACTTCAAGTCCGCATGCCACATCGATGCGCTGATGAACCGCCGGGATATAAGGAAGAACGAATTGGATGAGGAAGCAGTCAGCCTATTTGAAAGTGAGGTATCCATTGATGGTCCAGTGGACAGATAA
- the lepB gene encoding signal peptidase I, giving the protein MKKEIGEWLVAILIAVVLIVLIRSFLFVSYTVDGLSMDPTFEDEDRVVVNKLMDNFGEYETGDVVVFNSEAGPAYVKRVIGTPGDTVTMEDKQVFVNGEPLEEDYVVHRTDSYMDNFTLQDLGVEGETIPEGQYLVLGDNRPLSRDSRDFGTVDESQIIGEVQLRFWPFNRIAVNFD; this is encoded by the coding sequence GTGAAGAAGGAAATAGGTGAATGGCTTGTTGCGATCCTGATTGCCGTCGTGCTCATCGTCCTCATCCGGTCATTCCTTTTCGTCTCCTATACAGTGGACGGGCTCAGTATGGACCCGACCTTCGAAGATGAGGACAGGGTGGTCGTTAACAAGCTCATGGACAATTTTGGGGAATATGAAACGGGCGATGTCGTCGTCTTCAATTCGGAGGCGGGGCCTGCCTACGTCAAGCGCGTCATCGGTACGCCGGGGGATACGGTGACGATGGAGGACAAGCAGGTCTTTGTGAACGGTGAGCCATTGGAAGAGGACTACGTTGTGCACAGGACCGATTCGTACATGGATAACTTTACGCTCCAGGACCTTGGGGTCGAAGGGGAGACCATACCGGAAGGGCAGTACCTCGTACTCGGGGACAACAGGCCGCTGAGCCGCGACAGCCGCGATTTCGGCACCGTCGATGAATCCCAGATCATCGGTGAGGTACAGCTCAGGTTCTGGCCATTCAATAGGATTGCAGTAAATTTTGATTAG
- a CDS encoding TVP38/TMEM64 family protein, with translation MCVELEKLFEKLTTREGMESLFAEVEALGLIVGFLLAMAESLFAFLPLFAIVIININSYGFLLGFVASYSGTVIGSYLVFLLVRYLFRKPAQRYIEKHERLGRMLHFIDTKGFSFLLILLSLPFTPSFAVNVIAALSNMKKTVYLSILIAAKAIMILLMSVVGYDITSFFTSPLQLTVSIIFLVVLYFFSKWYQKYINRKLEK, from the coding sequence ATGTGTGTGGAATTGGAAAAGCTGTTTGAAAAATTGACCACCCGGGAAGGGATGGAGTCCCTGTTTGCAGAGGTGGAGGCGCTTGGCCTCATCGTGGGCTTCCTGCTTGCGATGGCCGAGTCGTTGTTTGCCTTCCTTCCCCTGTTCGCCATCGTCATCATCAACATCAATTCATATGGATTCTTATTGGGTTTCGTGGCGAGCTACTCGGGCACGGTGATCGGAAGCTACCTTGTGTTCCTGCTCGTCCGATACCTCTTCAGGAAGCCGGCCCAAAGATACATCGAGAAGCATGAACGGCTTGGGAGGATGCTGCACTTCATCGACACGAAGGGTTTCTCCTTCCTGCTGATATTGCTGTCCCTGCCGTTTACGCCGAGTTTTGCGGTCAATGTCATCGCGGCTTTATCCAACATGAAAAAGACCGTATACTTATCCATATTGATTGCAGCAAAAGCGATTATGATCCTGCTGATGTCGGTCGTCGGATATGACATCACTTCATTCTTCACTTCACCGCTGCAGTTGACAGTGTCAATCATTTTCCTTGTGGTACTCTATTTCTTTTCGAAATGGTACCAGAAATATATAAACCGCAAATTAGAGAAATAG